One Chiloscyllium plagiosum isolate BGI_BamShark_2017 chromosome 12, ASM401019v2, whole genome shotgun sequence DNA window includes the following coding sequences:
- the LOC122555017 gene encoding toll-like receptor 7, giving the protein MVKATSASALILLCFLFLLKIVVPLTPRWIPRSLPCDVSIGNNGSSIEVDCRSNRLQNIPAKIPANTTSLNLANNQISYISSYHFSNLQNLTKLDLSWNLSPGKSMVIENDSFSSLKNLQELYLDQNHLDKIPKKLSLSLQLLSLNGSKILNVTKEDLPDLSNIETLHLSQNCYYHNPCNVSNHVGDGAFSSGNKLKTISLGSNNLTSVPRKLPETLSSLYLHKNKIQIINHDDFEHLIDLEYLDLSQNCPRCFNAPFPCEPCPGDSSMHIHLYAFQRLSKLQTLILSSNSLRKIQSDWFQNCTNLKVLHLQMNFLIDEIATGDFLNYLPRLEELDLSFNYKIARYLKNINLSRNFSKLVALRELIIKGYVFKQLESQDLKPLYILNNLTVLNLGTNFIKQANLTIIQKSTSLKIVDLSENRISPPSVNRNLLHDSTYKDKPLPFVESSLQKPNLLPGYTHLGYESLNDDDNNILGPKMQWACHSYGMTLDLSLNNIFFISPKQFKGFEKIRCLNLSANAIGQALNGTEFVSLPNLKYLDLSYNRLDPAYDNAFKELWQLEVLDLSHNPHYFIVEGVTHKMGFIENLKYLKVLNLSNNGIFTLTEKGLNSASLEVLKFRGNRLDILWKKEDCRYINLFKNLTNLTYLDLSYNQLEHIPSEIYENLPRNLSYLSLSHNKLKMFNWDELHLSKNLLTLDLSHNYLTIVPDRLYNCTKSLRNLLLKDNQIIQLPISFFTSANRVKYLDLSYNKIKILQQTVFPTSEQLFLEVLVLKGNPFYCICELVPFIAWINTCDLDIPQLATDVTCESPESHRGQSIILLDQHTCTMNDLAASLSLASAIIIFCTLFMALTHHLFYWDVWYLYNLCTSKLNEYQYRTLKVQSCSYDAFIAYDTSDLAVTDWVVNELLVHLEDKGERQFCLCLEERDWELGMPVVENLSQSIHKSKKTVFLLTRKYVKTGTFKTAFYMAHQRLMDKNEDVIVLILLEPVLINSKYLKLRKRLCRSSVLHWPKNPNSEDFFWQCLRNAITANNKSRYNTIAEFT; this is encoded by the exons ATG GTCAAAGCAACATCAGCTTCAGCACTAATTTTACTGTGCTTCCTCTTTCTACTCAAAATTGTTGTACCACTCACACCCAGATGGATTCCCAGAAGCCTCCCATGTGATGTGAGTATAGGGAATAATGGCTCCTCTATTGAAGTAGACTGCAGAAGCAACCGGCTTCAAAATATACCAGCAAAAATTCCTGCAAATACAACAAGTCTAAATCTGGCAAATAATCAGATTTCGTACATTTCCAGTTACCATTTCTCCAACTTACAAAACCTAACCAAACTAGATTTGAGTTGGAACCTTTCACCTGGGAAGAGCATGGTTATTGAAAATGACAGCTTCTCCTCCCTGAAAAATCTACAAGAGTTATACCTGGATCAAAACCACCTTGATAAAATCCCTAAGAAACTCTCACTTAGTTTACAACTACTCAGCCTCAATGGCAGTAAGATTCTAAATGTAACAAAAGAGGACCTACCCGATCTGTCAAACATAGAAACACTTCACTTGTCACAAAACTGTTACTATCACAATCCGTGCAATGTGTCCAATCATGTAGGTGATGGGGCATTTTCAAGTGGCAACAAACTGAAAACTATATCGCTTGGCTCAAATAATTTAACCTCTGTTCCTCGAAAGCTGCCAGAAACATTAAGTTCATTATATCTCCATAAAAACAAGATTCAAATTATAAACCAtgatgattttgaacatctgATTGATCTGGAATACCTTGACTTATCTCAAAACTGTCCCAGATGTTTTAATGCTCCATTCCCATGTGAACCCTGCCCTGGAGATAGCTCCATGCACATCCATCTCTATGCTTTTCAAAGGCTTTCAAAGTTACAGACATTAATTCTTTCCAGCAACAGCCTCCGTAAAATACAAAGTGACTGGTTTCAGAATTGTACAAACTTGAAGGTTTTACATCTTCAAATGAATTTTTTGATTGATGAAATCGCTACTGGAGACTTTTTAAACTACCTACCCAGGCTAGAAGAATTAGACTTGTCTTTCAACTATAAAATAGCTCGATATCTCAAAAACATAAATCTTTCCAGAAACTTTTCCAAATTAGTTGCTTTGAGAGAATTAATTATTAAAGGTTATGTTTTCAAACAACTCGAATCCCAGGATCTGAAACCATTGTACATTCTTAACAATCTTACTGTTCTCAACCTTGGAACGAATTTCATTAAGCAGGCAAACTTGACAATCATCCAAAAATCTACATCACTAAAGATAGTAGATCTTTCAGAAAATAGAATATCACCTCCATCAGTCAACAGAAATCTTCTACATGATTCGACATATAAAGATAAACCTCTCCCATTTGTAGAGTCAAGTTTACAAAAGCCAAATTTACTGCCAGGATATACCCATCTTGGATATGAATCCCTTAATGATGATGATAACAATATCCTTGGACCAAAGATGCAGTGGGCTTGTCATTCGTATGGGATGACATTGGATTTGAGTTTGAATAATATTTTCTTCATCAGCCCAAAGCAGTTTAAAGGCTTTGAAAAAATAAGGTGCCTGAATTTGTCAGCAAATGCAATTGGGCAAGCTTTAAATGGGACTGAGTTTGTTTCCTTgccaaatttgaaatatttagaTCTTTCTTATAATCGACTTGATCCAGCTTATGATAATGCTTTTAAAGAACTGTGGCAACTGGAAGTGTTGGACTTAAGTCACAACCCGCACTATTTTATCGTTGAGGGTGTGACACATAAAATGGGATTTATTGAAAACCTTAAATATTTGAAAGTGTTAAATTTAAGCAACAATGGTATCTTCACCTTAACAGAGAAAGGATTAAACAGTGCCTCTTTGGAAGTTTTGAAATTCCGTGGAAATCGGTTGGATATTTTGTGGAAGAAGGAGGATTGTAGATATATAAACTTATTTAAAAATCTAACAAATTTGACCTATCTTGATTTATCTTACAATCAACTCGAGCACATCCCATCTGAAATCTATGAAAATTTACCACGTAATTTATCATACTTGTCTTTGAGCCATAACAAACTAAAAATGTTTAATTGGGATGAACTTCACTTATCGAAGAACTTGCTGACTTTAGATCTGAGCCACAATTACTTAACCATTGTCCCTGATAGGCTGTATAATTGCACCAAATCCCTCCGAAACCTGCTGCTGAAAGATAATCAAATCATTCAACTTCCCATAAGTTTCTTTACATCAGCAAACAGAGTAAAGTATCTTGATTTAAGTtataacaaaattaaaatattgcagCAGACAGTTTTTCCAACAAGTGAACAACTTTTCTTGGAAGTTCTGGTTTTAAAAGGGAATCCATTTTATTGCATTTGTGAACTTGTGCCATTTATTGCTTGGATTAATACATGCGATCTGGACATTCCTCAGTTGGCCACTGATGTTACCTGTGAATCTCCTGAAAGTCATCGAGGACAAAGCATTATTCTCCTTGATCAGCACACATGCACAATGAATGATCTTGCAGCTTCACTAAGTTTGGCTTCTGCCATCATCATTTTTTGCACATTGTTTATGGCATTGACCCATCATTTGTTTTACTGGGATGTATGGTACTTGTACAACTTATGCACTTCTAAGCTGAATGAGTATCAGTATCGCACTCTTAAAGTACAGAGCTGCTCCTATGATGCATTCATTGCTTATGACACTTCAGATCTGGCTGTGACAGACTGGGTTGTCAATGAATTATTGGTTCATTTGGAAGATAAAGGTGAAAGGCAATTTTGCCTCTGTTTGGAAGAGAGAGATTGGGAATTAGGAATGCCTGTTGTCGAGAATCTTTCTCAAAGCATTCACAAGAGCAAAAAGACCGTGTTCTTGCTCACAAGGAAGTATGTCAAGACTGGAACTTTCAAAACAGCCTTTTACATGGCTCACCAAAGACTAATGGATAAAAATGAAGACGTGATCGTGTTGATCCTGCTGGAACCTGTTTTAATAAActcaaaatatctgaaattaaggaAGAGGTTATGTCGCAGCTCTGTGTTACATTGGCCTAAAAATCCTAATTCTGAAGACTTTTTCTGGCAATGCTTAAGAAATGCAATAACAGCAAACAATAAGTCAAGATACAATACAATTGCAGAATTCACTTGA